Proteins encoded by one window of Lactobacillus sp. ESL0684:
- a CDS encoding SIS domain-containing protein: MYFNRTEFINNYDQAVDQLDYVAQVSTEIKKLEIKKIFFTGCGGAFTKFVDLRPTMFKQLNIPFTIVSPEELVDVYLTDLDEHTLVVSGTKTGTTTELLKSLNTIKDKSPKTIQLGFIGDANSELEKMGILDYQFNSVDTDANLIELGWFLEVYSGAAQVQDTVVAQKQLSDLSQHLADKIEALVPKSVKKVNETDLSEMQMWVSSGYAWGEACCFANYISEEIERIKSQSVHAGEYFHGPFEITDQNQCVNVVVNSGTTRDIDLRVVDFAKKFAKDCFVIDLKDFELTDLADNLKSFVEPYVLNHYFDVLLNIYATRTGRTSATRRYYRLMNY; this comes from the coding sequence ATGTATTTTAATAGAACAGAATTTATTAATAATTATGATCAAGCAGTTGATCAATTAGATTATGTGGCTCAAGTTTCGACCGAAATTAAAAAGTTAGAAATTAAGAAGATCTTTTTTACAGGTTGTGGAGGTGCTTTTACTAAATTTGTTGATTTACGACCAACTATGTTCAAGCAATTAAATATTCCATTTACTATTGTTAGTCCTGAAGAATTAGTTGACGTATATTTGACAGACTTAGATGAGCATACATTAGTTGTTTCTGGAACAAAGACTGGTACAACAACTGAACTCCTTAAATCGCTGAATACTATTAAGGATAAATCTCCTAAAACAATTCAATTAGGTTTTATTGGTGATGCTAATAGTGAATTGGAAAAAATGGGAATTTTAGACTATCAATTTAATTCAGTTGATACTGATGCAAATTTAATTGAACTTGGATGGTTTTTAGAAGTATATAGTGGCGCAGCTCAAGTCCAAGATACTGTTGTAGCTCAAAAGCAATTAAGTGATTTGTCACAACATTTAGCTGATAAGATTGAAGCTCTAGTTCCTAAAAGTGTTAAAAAAGTTAACGAGACAGATTTATCAGAAATGCAAATGTGGGTTTCTTCTGGTTACGCATGGGGCGAAGCTTGTTGTTTTGCAAACTATATATCTGAGGAAATTGAACGCATCAAGTCCCAATCAGTTCATGCAGGTGAATATTTCCATGGTCCTTTTGAAATCACTGATCAAAATCAATGTGTAAATGTAGTGGTTAATAGTGGTACAACACGCGATATAGATTTACGTGTAGTTGATTTTGCTAAGAAATTTGCTAAGGATTGCTTTGTAATTGATCTAAAAGATTTTGAATTAACAGATTTAGCTGATAATTTAAAGTCATTCGTAGAACCATATGTGTTAAATCATTATTTTGATGTATTATTAAATATCTATGCAACTAGGACAGGGCGAACTTCAGCTACTCGGCGTTACTATCGATTAATGAACTATTAA
- a CDS encoding PTS system mannose/fructose/sorbose family transporter subunit IID gives MTSSNNENPKKLTKKDLRGIFWRSMPMEASFNYERMMSMGFAYTMTGIINKLYKSKEERKAAISRHLEFFNCTSATSPFIAGVLASMEEKNASDPEFDPSAINSMKTGLMGPLSGIGDSVFWGSLRIIASGIGVSLAQKGNVLGPILFILLYNVPNLLVRYYGTMWGYKLGTTFLDKMSDGLMNTITYVINILGNTVIGAMVASMVVIKIPLAIGGGKNPETIQSMLDSIMPDMLPLALTFFIAWLLKKKHVKMMWILLAILVVSVLGSFMGFLKP, from the coding sequence ATGACTTCTAGTAATAATGAAAATCCTAAAAAATTAACTAAAAAAGATTTACGTGGTATCTTTTGGCGCAGTATGCCTATGGAGGCTTCTTTTAATTATGAGCGAATGATGAGTATGGGATTTGCCTATACGATGACGGGCATTATTAATAAGCTATATAAGAGTAAAGAAGAGCGTAAGGCCGCAATTTCTCGTCATTTGGAATTCTTTAACTGTACATCGGCTACTTCGCCATTTATTGCGGGTGTTTTAGCTTCGATGGAAGAAAAAAATGCTTCTGATCCAGAATTTGATCCATCTGCGATTAACTCAATGAAGACAGGATTAATGGGTCCCTTATCTGGGATAGGTGATTCTGTTTTTTGGGGTAGTCTAAGGATTATTGCCAGTGGAATTGGTGTTTCATTGGCGCAAAAAGGTAATGTTCTAGGACCTATTTTGTTCATATTACTCTATAATGTTCCTAATTTATTAGTACGTTACTATGGAACTATGTGGGGCTATAAATTAGGAACTACATTCCTTGACAAAATGTCTGACGGCTTAATGAATACAATTACATATGTTATCAATATTTTAGGAAATACCGTAATTGGGGCAATGGTAGCTTCAATGGTAGTCATTAAAATACCGCTTGCAATTGGTGGTGGGAAAAATCCAGAAACAATTCAAAGTATGTTAGATTCAATTATGCCAGATATGTTGCCATTAGCTCTGACCTTTTTTATTGCTTGGTTGCTAAAGAAAAAGCATGTAAAGATGATGTGGATTTTGTTAGCCATTCTTGTTGTTAGCGTCTTAGGTTCATTTATGGGCTTCTTAAAGCCCTAG
- a CDS encoding PTS sugar transporter subunit IIC has protein sequence MALQIIGIFVISLFANMQDFLGSSFIGRPIVTGCLIGLVFGDITEGLKMGATLELAFLGLMGVGATVPPDEIIGGILATALALKNGYGVNVALTLVLPIATLGLLVKNLLYVVIFPAMAHKADKYASNGDATRAGNMHLWASGIRVLLMAIVTTVSFAVGSQFVGAFIKFIPKALIDGITITTEILPAVGFAMLINMSFSKKVAPFFFLGFVCAAYMKLDMVAVSIIGAIMAGIMYLIMEEIKKNTASVSNSPSTGEVQEDDF, from the coding sequence ATGGCCTTACAAATTATAGGGATATTTGTAATATCACTGTTTGCCAATATGCAAGACTTTTTGGGCTCTTCGTTTATTGGACGACCAATAGTTACAGGTTGTTTAATTGGTTTGGTTTTTGGTGATATTACTGAAGGACTAAAAATGGGTGCAACTCTGGAACTAGCCTTTTTGGGACTAATGGGCGTTGGTGCGACAGTGCCACCTGATGAAATAATTGGTGGTATTTTAGCGACTGCATTAGCATTAAAGAACGGATATGGTGTCAATGTCGCCTTAACATTAGTATTACCAATTGCTACTTTGGGATTACTAGTTAAGAATTTACTATATGTAGTTATCTTTCCAGCAATGGCTCACAAGGCTGATAAATATGCAAGTAATGGTGATGCTACTCGTGCAGGGAATATGCACTTGTGGGCATCAGGTATACGGGTTCTGTTAATGGCAATTGTCACAACTGTTTCTTTTGCAGTTGGTAGTCAATTTGTTGGTGCGTTTATTAAGTTTATTCCTAAGGCATTGATTGATGGAATCACTATTACTACAGAAATTTTACCAGCAGTTGGATTTGCTATGTTAATTAATATGTCATTTTCAAAAAAGGTTGCACCATTTTTCTTTCTTGGATTTGTTTGTGCAGCATATATGAAATTGGACATGGTTGCAGTGTCGATTATTGGCGCGATTATGGCCGGTATTATGTATTTAATTATGGAAGAGATTAAGAAGAATACTGCTTCAGTGTCGAATAGTCCAAGTACTGGGGAGGTACAAGAAGATGACTTCTAG
- a CDS encoding PTS sugar transporter subunit IIB, whose protein sequence is MIVMTRIDYRLLHGQVAFAWTNNLSANAILMANDVVAKDTFRKKTFMMAKPDNAKLIFKSIEDSAAAIKSGVTDKYRVFIVVENVADAYKLTKLVPEVKLIDLGLSSKKDDSVNIAKSVYVTQSEIDQLTELENSGVRVVVQQAPADKDVEFHNLIEKKE, encoded by the coding sequence ATGATTGTAATGACAAGAATTGATTATCGTTTATTGCATGGTCAGGTAGCATTTGCTTGGACCAATAATCTGTCAGCTAATGCTATTTTAATGGCAAATGATGTGGTGGCAAAAGATACTTTTCGGAAGAAAACATTTATGATGGCTAAGCCAGATAATGCAAAATTAATCTTTAAATCAATTGAAGATTCTGCAGCTGCTATTAAAAGTGGTGTGACGGATAAATATCGTGTGTTTATTGTAGTAGAAAACGTTGCTGATGCTTATAAATTAACTAAATTAGTACCTGAAGTAAAATTAATCGATCTTGGATTATCGTCTAAAAAAGATGATTCAGTTAATATAGCTAAGTCAGTCTATGTTACACAAAGTGAAATCGATCAGTTAACTGAACTAGAGAATTCAGGAGTTCGTGTAGTGGTTCAACAAGCTCCAGCAGATAAAGACGTTGAATTTCATAACTTGATTGAGAAGAAGGAGTAA
- a CDS encoding PTS sugar transporter subunit IIA, whose amino-acid sequence MEIVLASHSNLAKGMYDSVTLIMGKQQNLHYITAYVDDSVDFKNQLVEEIEPIKDQKIVFVTDIIGGSVNNNVIDLTSQNESYFLISGMNLPLILELITKISSIKDSDSANEIEENLQQVVELGSSGIKLIKVDNSFTEEESF is encoded by the coding sequence ATGGAAATTGTGTTAGCTAGCCATTCTAATTTGGCTAAAGGAATGTATGATTCTGTTACTCTAATTATGGGGAAACAGCAGAACTTGCATTACATCACCGCCTATGTGGATGATAGTGTAGATTTTAAGAACCAATTAGTTGAAGAAATAGAACCAATTAAGGACCAGAAAATAGTTTTTGTGACGGATATTATTGGTGGTTCAGTCAATAATAACGTTATAGATCTGACGTCTCAGAATGAAAGCTATTTCTTAATATCTGGTATGAATTTACCATTGATATTGGAATTAATTACTAAGATCTCTAGTATTAAGGATTCAGATTCTGCAAATGAAATTGAAGAAAATCTTCAGCAAGTAGTTGAGCTTGGTTCGTCTGGTATCAAATTAATTAAAGTTGATAATAGCTTTACTGAAGAAGAAAGTTTTTAG
- a CDS encoding GntR family transcriptional regulator: MSKFLYEEAKTKILDLIIKNEVAPNTRIWNERILSQRLGYSRSTIKRAINSLVSDNVLEKRPGSGTYLKGAKLNNSLAIGDSSPNSFTQITRINQKTVSNQVESFKMVYQDPTKENLFAPQTEFYELIRTRKANNKIVALQKSYFPFRQFSDAHRYDFGKLSLYDYMESKKLKPHHFKTTIKAEFDNDIASRMNLVKEKYLLLFEYLGYTREDELVEYTLSWYDPNVVNFEMKIRY; this comes from the coding sequence ATGAGTAAATTTCTTTATGAAGAAGCTAAAACTAAAATATTAGATTTAATAATTAAAAACGAAGTTGCACCAAATACTCGTATTTGGAATGAACGGATACTTTCACAAAGGTTAGGTTATAGCCGTTCAACAATTAAGCGGGCAATTAATTCGTTGGTTAGTGACAATGTATTAGAAAAGCGTCCTGGTTCGGGAACGTATTTAAAAGGAGCTAAATTAAATAATTCATTGGCTATTGGTGATAGTTCACCGAATTCATTTACACAAATTACTAGAATAAATCAAAAAACTGTCTCTAATCAAGTTGAATCTTTTAAGATGGTCTATCAGGATCCAACTAAAGAGAATTTATTTGCACCACAAACTGAATTTTATGAGTTAATTCGAACTAGAAAAGCCAATAATAAAATAGTTGCATTGCAAAAATCATATTTTCCCTTTAGACAATTTTCTGATGCGCATAGATATGATTTTGGTAAATTATCTTTATATGATTATATGGAATCTAAAAAACTTAAACCACATCATTTTAAAACGACTATTAAAGCTGAATTTGATAATGATATTGCAAGTAGAATGAACTTAGTTAAGGAGAAATATTTATTATTGTTTGAATACTTAGGCTACACAAGAGAAGATGAATTAGTAGAGTATACTTTATCTTGGTATGATCCTAATGTAGTTAATTTTGAAATGAAAATCAGGTATTAA
- a CDS encoding PTS transporter subunit EIIC: MSRLVDWLEDYVLPLASKLGQTRWLVSLRDAFVSVMPITIAGSVALLVKSLIAAAKTNLGWKTFAWAMQPLVLISDVVWRGTFALFALFLALSLGYHLAKNFEVDPITGAIVSVSSLAMSIANFTQITIAGQNISVRHAFDTKQLSTTGIFTAILFGSIGVGLFVICYKARLKIRLSANLPEAQQRAFDSLLPALIAIFGVGAINFIFQFTTGTYFGNWLLNSIQLPLVKMGQGFGMVMLVTFLIQVFWFFGINGLSVLAPILDSIWLTAQNVNITAVCGGNPAPLLWVRGSFDVFAWFGGAGGTLMLIVAILLFSKRSDYRTIAKVALAPGVFNINEPIVLGLPVVLNPVYFIPFIVAPMVNVAFSYWVTMMGLVNPVQAAIPTIIPPIIGPFLACNYDWRAIVLSVINMLIALAIWTPFVLAADKIADANSPRPYFTRQY, translated from the coding sequence ATGAGTCGCTTAGTAGATTGGCTTGAGGATTACGTATTACCGTTAGCAAGTAAACTAGGACAGACACGCTGGCTGGTTTCGTTGCGGGATGCTTTTGTTTCGGTAATGCCGATTACCATTGCTGGATCAGTTGCCTTGCTGGTTAAGAGTTTGATTGCAGCAGCAAAAACTAATCTAGGCTGGAAAACTTTTGCGTGGGCCATGCAGCCACTGGTTTTAATTAGTGACGTAGTTTGGCGGGGCACTTTTGCTTTATTTGCGTTATTTTTAGCCTTGTCTTTAGGTTATCATTTAGCTAAAAATTTTGAGGTAGATCCAATAACTGGTGCAATTGTATCGGTTTCTTCTTTAGCAATGAGCATTGCTAATTTTACGCAAATTACTATTGCTGGACAAAATATTTCTGTTCGGCATGCCTTTGACACTAAGCAGCTTTCAACCACCGGAATTTTTACAGCAATTTTATTTGGTTCGATTGGCGTAGGATTGTTTGTTATATGTTATAAGGCGCGACTTAAAATTCGGTTATCAGCTAATTTGCCTGAAGCACAACAAAGAGCCTTTGATTCACTATTACCAGCGTTAATTGCTATCTTTGGCGTGGGAGCAATTAATTTTATTTTTCAATTTACCACAGGAACGTATTTTGGTAATTGGTTACTTAATTCGATTCAGTTGCCATTGGTAAAAATGGGTCAGGGGTTTGGTATGGTAATGCTAGTTACCTTTTTGATTCAAGTTTTTTGGTTTTTTGGAATCAATGGTCTAAGTGTTTTAGCACCAATTTTGGATTCAATTTGGTTAACTGCCCAGAATGTGAATATTACAGCTGTTTGTGGTGGTAATCCTGCTCCATTATTGTGGGTAAGGGGATCATTTGATGTTTTCGCCTGGTTTGGCGGTGCCGGTGGAACGTTAATGCTTATCGTAGCAATTTTACTTTTTTCTAAGCGAAGTGATTATCGTACAATTGCTAAGGTGGCTTTGGCTCCTGGTGTGTTTAATATTAATGAACCAATTGTTTTAGGATTACCAGTTGTCTTAAATCCTGTTTATTTTATTCCATTTATTGTTGCACCAATGGTTAATGTGGCTTTTTCCTACTGGGTAACCATGATGGGATTGGTAAATCCTGTCCAAGCGGCAATTCCAACCATTATTCCGCCAATTATTGGACCATTTTTAGCTTGTAATTATGACTGGAGAGCAATTGTTTTAAGCGTGATTAATATGCTAATTGCTTTGGCAATTTGGACACCATTTGTTTTAGCCGCGGATAAAATTGCGGATGCCAATAGTCCAAGACCATATTTCACTAGACAATATTAA
- a CDS encoding DEAD/DEAH box helicase, which translates to MMKQEIQTILTKLGYQEPTLIQKQTYQAILNGNSCVGLAKTGTGKTLAYAVPAIEKTLKGQPNSLIIIAPTTELAVQISHAINPIVNALDLKAISLVGAGNRQRQEQKLKKQHPEVVVATPGRFFDFFSSNRIKVSQIKTLIIDEADDILEFSKQELLSSLGQNLATDSQILLFGATESEITQEAETIFARKFRVIDVRDEQPTTFEHYFLQIDNAHKIDFVQRLSRLDHFKGILFFDSNQTMMRFAGIFAHTKTKFSLLANEFSKQKRAQALQDFQSGKINLLLATDLAARGLDIADVTYVVNYDLPNEQNTYLHRAGRTGRMGAHGYVVTLGDDHDLRDLKKLLPDLEIERVYFAGNKLTTKLPKSKSVVPELKAPTTSKKPKHKKRHNKNKGYHPHYLKQKEQK; encoded by the coding sequence ATAATGAAACAAGAAATTCAAACAATTTTAACTAAGTTAGGTTATCAAGAACCAACTTTAATTCAAAAACAGACATATCAAGCGATTCTAAATGGCAATAGTTGCGTTGGCTTAGCCAAAACTGGGACTGGAAAAACCTTAGCGTATGCGGTGCCAGCTATAGAAAAGACGTTAAAGGGCCAACCAAATAGTTTAATTATCATTGCACCGACAACAGAATTGGCAGTGCAAATTAGTCATGCAATTAATCCAATTGTAAATGCTTTAGATTTAAAGGCTATCAGTCTAGTGGGAGCTGGTAATCGTCAGCGACAAGAGCAGAAGCTAAAAAAGCAACATCCGGAAGTAGTGGTTGCTACACCAGGTCGCTTTTTTGATTTCTTTTCTAGTAATCGCATTAAAGTTAGCCAGATTAAGACTCTAATTATTGACGAGGCTGATGATATTTTAGAGTTTAGTAAACAAGAATTGCTGAGTTCATTAGGACAAAATCTTGCTACTGATAGTCAAATTTTATTATTCGGTGCAACAGAGTCCGAAATCACGCAGGAAGCTGAAACAATTTTTGCACGTAAATTTAGAGTAATTGATGTACGGGATGAGCAACCGACAACTTTTGAACATTATTTTTTGCAAATTGATAATGCACATAAGATTGATTTTGTGCAACGGCTTAGCCGACTTGATCATTTTAAGGGAATTTTGTTTTTTGATTCTAATCAGACGATGATGCGTTTTGCTGGTATTTTTGCTCATACTAAAACTAAATTTTCTTTGCTGGCTAATGAATTTAGTAAACAAAAAAGAGCTCAGGCTTTGCAAGATTTTCAGTCTGGTAAGATTAATTTGTTGTTAGCAACTGATTTAGCTGCACGCGGACTTGATATTGCGGACGTAACCTATGTAGTTAATTATGATTTGCCAAATGAGCAAAATACTTATTTACACCGTGCTGGTCGTACAGGACGGATGGGAGCACACGGTTACGTGGTTACGTTAGGCGATGATCACGACTTACGTGATCTAAAAAAATTATTACCTGATCTAGAAATTGAACGGGTGTATTTTGCTGGGAATAAGTTAACTACCAAGTTGCCTAAGTCTAAATCCGTGGTACCTGAACTGAAGGCACCAACTACTAGTAAAAAGCCTAAACATAAGAAACGGCATAATAAAAATAAGGGCTATCATCCACATTACTTAAAGCAGAAGGAGCAAAAATGA
- a CDS encoding GH25 family lysozyme has translation MKRFHHKFTLPAILILLVITIGLLLISLTNYKKQTTLPANSTASAIGVELNQDFGYLDLHQLQSNGISFVYLRSTQGRSYFDDDYLVYRDQILATKLAFGTVVAYSNESTPLQHYRYFMKKVGANTGSLPILIEPAVSERNPRYLQQMGQFCQMLMQQGKSVMVDLEVKYQKYFPDNIKFMADSPKAPSRLQYAFWLYTNNGHVKNVAGLEEGGVTMITYNGTVTQYKQKYGQLTQ, from the coding sequence ATGAAGAGATTTCATCATAAATTTACGCTGCCGGCGATTTTGATTTTGTTGGTAATTACGATAGGGCTGCTTCTGATTAGTTTGACTAATTATAAAAAACAAACTACGTTGCCAGCCAATTCTACTGCCAGCGCAATTGGCGTTGAATTAAATCAAGACTTTGGCTATCTTGATCTGCACCAACTGCAATCCAACGGCATTTCCTTTGTCTATTTGCGTAGTACCCAGGGCAGATCATATTTTGATGATGATTACTTAGTTTATCGCGATCAGATTTTGGCAACTAAATTGGCTTTTGGTACGGTCGTTGCATATAGTAATGAATCAACTCCATTGCAGCATTATCGTTATTTTATGAAAAAGGTCGGTGCGAATACTGGTAGTTTGCCGATTTTGATTGAACCAGCTGTTAGCGAGCGCAATCCGCGTTATTTACAGCAGATGGGCCAGTTTTGTCAAATGCTTATGCAGCAAGGAAAATCGGTAATGGTCGATTTAGAAGTTAAATATCAAAAGTACTTTCCTGATAATATTAAATTTATGGCAGATAGTCCCAAAGCACCCAGTAGATTACAGTATGCGTTTTGGCTTTATACTAATAATGGCCATGTCAAAAATGTTGCGGGACTAGAAGAAGGTGGTGTAACTATGATTACTTATAATGGCACAGTTACCCAATATAAACAGAAATATGGACAATTAACACAATAA
- a CDS encoding IS1182 family transposase — protein MYQNYITGQTALTLNFDFSIPKNHLAQVISDFVDSIPADVLLEDNSNTGRPAYHPAMMLKILLFAYSRRVFSGRKIERMLTENLPMMVIAGGKHISYHTINNFRASSHTNQLIKQAFVYFTNLLQAEGLLREDAIFIDGTKIEADANKYTFVWKRAVEKFHTKLKANAVELYDELIQKEVIQAITEEEAQTSQGLAIMAEQTETVIKQLDEAIAAEPKVIPGGSTKKRQRRGLKRVLHKLRQDFIPRAEKYEQAQATFGERNSYSKTDHDATFMHMKEDHMRNGQLKPGYNIQVATTNQYVVDYALYPNPTDFKTLEPFLKQMTNLDKFQNIVADAGYGSEYNYSMLENEYEDKQYFIPYSLYDKEQTRKYQNDPTKLANWTYNEQEDYYLDWQGVRFNFKRYGKRRNKSTGLISDLKIYEADEFQLTAELTELAKTKSGRQRQVQYNPNWQYLKAKAKQTLQSSEGKLIYSYRKTDVEPVFGHMKNVFGVRRTHLRGKKKVETDVGLMFMMMNLSKYWSRRGGGKLLLQEISNKKQIKIFLLRKLGLFLSLKS, from the coding sequence ATGTATCAAAATTATATCACAGGTCAAACTGCTTTAACACTCAACTTTGACTTTTCTATTCCTAAAAATCATCTTGCTCAGGTTATCAGTGATTTTGTCGACTCGATTCCTGCCGATGTGTTGCTGGAAGACAATTCAAATACTGGTCGGCCTGCCTATCACCCAGCAATGATGCTCAAAATACTACTCTTTGCCTATTCTAGACGCGTTTTCTCTGGTAGAAAAATTGAGCGGATGCTCACAGAAAACCTCCCGATGATGGTCATAGCTGGTGGTAAACATATTTCATATCATACGATCAATAACTTTAGAGCTAGTAGCCATACCAATCAGCTGATTAAACAAGCTTTTGTCTATTTTACTAATCTTTTGCAAGCAGAAGGGTTGCTTAGAGAAGATGCTATCTTTATTGATGGGACTAAAATTGAAGCTGATGCTAACAAGTATACTTTCGTTTGGAAAAGAGCTGTCGAAAAGTTTCATACTAAGTTAAAGGCTAATGCAGTTGAGCTTTATGATGAATTAATTCAAAAAGAAGTAATCCAAGCGATTACTGAAGAAGAAGCACAAACTAGTCAGGGTCTGGCAATCATGGCAGAACAAACAGAAACTGTCATCAAGCAACTAGATGAAGCAATCGCGGCTGAGCCGAAAGTAATTCCTGGAGGTTCAACTAAAAAACGCCAAAGGCGAGGCCTTAAAAGAGTCTTGCATAAGTTGCGTCAGGATTTTATCCCCAGAGCAGAAAAGTATGAACAGGCGCAAGCAACTTTTGGTGAGCGTAATAGCTACTCAAAGACCGATCATGATGCCACTTTTATGCATATGAAAGAAGATCATATGAGGAATGGTCAGCTTAAACCCGGATATAATATTCAAGTGGCAACTACCAACCAATATGTAGTAGATTATGCACTTTACCCTAATCCAACAGACTTCAAGACTTTAGAACCTTTCTTAAAGCAAATGACAAATTTAGACAAGTTCCAGAACATCGTTGCCGATGCCGGCTATGGCAGCGAATATAATTATTCTATGCTTGAAAATGAGTATGAAGATAAACAATATTTTATTCCTTACAGCCTTTACGATAAGGAGCAGACTAGAAAGTATCAAAATGATCCCACCAAGCTGGCGAATTGGACTTATAATGAGCAAGAAGATTATTACCTTGACTGGCAAGGTGTGCGTTTTAATTTCAAACGGTATGGTAAGCGGAGGAATAAGAGTACGGGGTTAATCTCTGATCTAAAAATATATGAAGCAGATGAGTTTCAGTTAACAGCTGAATTAACTGAGCTAGCCAAAACTAAAAGCGGACGCCAAAGGCAGGTGCAATACAACCCCAATTGGCAATATTTAAAGGCAAAAGCTAAACAAACTCTTCAAAGTAGCGAAGGCAAACTGATCTATAGCTATAGAAAAACGGACGTAGAGCCAGTCTTTGGACATATGAAGAACGTTTTTGGTGTGCGCAGAACACACTTGCGAGGGAAGAAAAAGGTCGAAACCGATGTAGGCTTGATGTTCATGATGATGAATTTGAGCAAATATTGGAGTAGAAGAGGTGGCGGAAAACTTCTTTTACAGGAAATAAGCAATAAAAAACAGATCAAGATTTTCTTATTACGAAAACTTGGTCTGTTTTTAAGTCTGAAGAGTTAA
- a CDS encoding D-2-hydroxyacid dehydrogenase: MKALLYNITPEQMPHVQNWRKHHPDDEIETTEDILDAQTVTQAQGFDVASVMQVVDIADEAVYQKLADYGIKHLALRSVGYNIVNWEYVHKYHMLITTTPAYSPRAIAENALTSAMFLLRNWGQIFQNEQKLNFVREPNLMSDEIYNQTVGIIGVGRIGSAVAEMFHALGAKVIAYDVVENAANEAFVEYTDFDTVIKEADILTLHTPLDPGMENMISSEQFKQMKNSALVINQARGPLINTVDLIDALKQGEIAGAALDVLTEENEFFEKQFTDMSELPETYQELAKMPNVVITPHSAYYTKTSVKNMIEHSLIDMKRVYEGKKPVYPVNL, from the coding sequence ATGAAAGCTTTACTATATAATATTACGCCAGAACAGATGCCTCACGTGCAAAACTGGCGTAAACATCATCCAGATGACGAAATCGAAACTACTGAAGATATTCTTGATGCGCAAACAGTCACTCAGGCACAAGGCTTTGATGTTGCTAGTGTCATGCAAGTAGTGGATATTGCTGATGAAGCTGTATATCAAAAACTTGCTGACTATGGCATTAAGCATTTGGCGTTGCGTTCAGTTGGTTATAATATTGTTAATTGGGAATATGTGCATAAATACCATATGCTTATTACTACGACGCCAGCTTATTCACCACGGGCAATTGCCGAAAATGCGCTGACTTCAGCAATGTTTTTATTACGAAACTGGGGTCAAATTTTCCAGAATGAGCAAAAGCTTAATTTTGTTCGTGAACCAAATTTGATGAGTGATGAGATTTATAATCAAACAGTTGGTATTATTGGTGTAGGCAGAATCGGTAGTGCTGTAGCGGAGATGTTCCATGCGCTAGGAGCCAAAGTCATCGCCTATGACGTGGTTGAAAATGCTGCTAATGAAGCTTTTGTCGAATATACCGATTTTGATACTGTAATTAAAGAGGCCGATATTTTGACCTTGCACACACCGCTTGATCCAGGGATGGAAAACATGATTAGCTCTGAACAATTCAAGCAGATGAAGAACTCTGCCTTGGTCATTAACCAAGCTCGTGGTCCCTTAATTAACACGGTAGATTTGATTGACGCGCTAAAGCAAGGAGAGATTGCTGGTGCAGCGCTAGATGTGTTGACTGAAGAAAATGAATTTTTTGAGAAGCAATTTACTGATATGTCTGAATTGCCTGAAACTTATCAAGAGCTAGCTAAGATGCCCAATGTAGTAATTACACCGCATTCAGCCTACTATACTAAGACCTCAGTTAAAAACATGATTGAACATAGTTTGATTGATATGAAACGAGTTTATGAGGGTAAAAAGCCAGTCTATCCAGTTAATCTGTAA